Genomic DNA from Desulfatiglans anilini DSM 4660:
AAAGACGGAAGGCGTTTCTTCCTCCGCCCCATTAAACCGGAAGACGCGCCGCTCCTGGTCGAGCTCTTTTCGGCGCTTTCCCCCCGCAGCATCTATTTCCGGTTTTTCAGCCCCTTGAAAGCCCTGCCGGCGAAGATGCTGGCCAGGCTGACCCAAATCGACTATGACCGCGACATGGCCCTTGTGGCCATCGACACGGAGGTGGAGCACGAACGGATCCTGGCGGTCGCGCGCCTCATGAGCACCCCGCGGACGGAAGAGGCCGAATTCGCTGTCGCTGTGGGCGATCCCTGGCAGGGGCAAGGCATCGGAGCGGCCCTGATGGATCGCCTGATCGGGATCGCCAAGGAAAAGGGCATGAAAAGGATCACTGGACAGGTGCTCGCGGAAAACACGCAGATGCTGGCGTTGGCCCGGCGCCTCGGCTTCGAGGTCAAAAAGGCCGCCGAAAACGGCCTGTATGCCCTCAGCCTCGAACTGAACGGGTGAACGGCCAGGCCGCCTTGCGGCGGCCGGAGAAAGTCCGGACAGCCCTGCGGCGCGCAAGCTGCTGGATCGATCGGGTTGAACCCGGACCCGAATGGGGGGCTGGTGGCCTCCCGGAGCAGCAAGGCGGATCCGCCATTCGTAACAACGGGGATGTATCCGGAGGCAGAGGCGGTGGAAAGGATGTTCACGATTCTCGTTGCTGACCGTAATCCGCACATCAGGGACTTCTTGAAACGTGAGCTGGCCAACGACGGGTTCAAGGTCCATTTGGCCAAATCCGCAGCGGAGGTGCTCGATTGCGCCTTCGGACCCGAACGGCTGGACCTCCTGATCCTGGACCCAGATCTGCCGGACCTGAAGGAAAAGCAGCTCTACGAGAAGCTCGACAGCCGCATCCCCGCCCTGCCGGTCGTCATACACG
This window encodes:
- a CDS encoding response regulator encodes the protein MNPDPNGGLVASRSSKADPPFVTTGMYPEAEAVERMFTILVADRNPHIRDFLKRELANDGFKVHLAKSAAEVLDCAFGPERLDLLILDPDLPDLKEKQLYEKLDSRIPALPVVIHGFLPVDDQWSEILDTLGFVEKMGNSIEPLKTLIYNLLPNDGPSPDTPSADEQWSGP